The DNA sequence ATTATCGCATGAAGCTTAGCAAGGCTCGCAAAGACTTATATAATTTCATGCAAAATAAGTGTGGCTTGGTAAATAAAGCAAACCCTTGTCGGTGCCATAAAAAAGTAACCTTCGCATCAAAAAACGGGATGGTTGACGCCAAAAATCTGCTCTTCAATCGCAAAGAGTTTTCCTCTTTCAAAAACGAGCTTGAGGCGGATGCCAATTACTTAGTCAGTGAAGCCGAAGTAAAATATTTTGAGTTGCACCAAGAGCACAGCTTCAGAACAACTTTTGAAAAAAAGAACTTCCTGTTAAAAATCCTCGAAGATGCCAAATGGAAGGCAGGTTTGAATTTGAATTAAAAAAATTCGCTCAAAGTCTTTACACATTCTTAAGTCCCTTGTCTAATCAGACAAAGCACACTAAGAATGTCAAAAAAGCTACTAGACAAGAGTTTACCCCGCCAAATACGGATTGGCGTTTGGGCGAGTATCATTTCCGCAGTCATGCTCATTGGGATTGGCCTGTTCTGGGTCGTTCATCCTGCAGCGACGGAGGGCTCTTTTTCGATTGTTCCCGATTCTGACGCAGCGGTAAGACTGGCAAAAATCGTTGCAATTTTTAAAGCAGTGGGCGATGTCTTGCCACCTGTTTTTATCCTCCTGGCCTTGAGTTTCCACCAGTTTAGGCTTGCTGGGCTTTTCCATGTCGTCACGCTGGTTTTAGTTATCGTAGTGGACATGTTCACTTGGGGCACCTTTGTTCCAGACGTTCAAATAATGGATGTTTTACAACATGTTCCATTTGCTATTCCTATGCTCATTGCAGCCTATTGTTTTCTCAAACCCATTAAAAAACTTACTTAAATGCTACTATTTATCCGAGTATTCCTGGTTTTATATGGCCTCATTGCCCTAGTCACTGGTTTTCATGCAGCAACGGGCACTTACGATCCCAACGTGGCACCTATGGCCGATAATTCCCACCGATTTATCGCCGCTATTTGGGGAGCGATGTCCTTGGCTTTTTTCTACGTAGCCTGGTATCCTTACGAAGTTACCCTGTTCCGCTTTTTGATGATTGCCCTTTTTGTTGGCGGCATCGTCCGATTAATTGCGCTGGTTAATTATCCTCCCACACCAGCCCTGATCATGCTCATTCTATTGGAGTTGATACCAACTGCACTGATGTGGTGGATGCATTCGAAATTACTAGACAATGGTACTTTTTAAGAACAGCACGGAAATAAAACACGAAGATGAATAAAGAACAGCAGATTGTACTGATTACAGGTGGGAGTTCCGGTATTGGACTTGCCCTTGCCAAGCAATTTTTAGCCAATGATTACACCGTCATCGTAACGGGTAGAAATTTGCAAAAGCTCGAACAAGTGAAAGCGGATATTCCAGCCATTCATATTGCGCAAAGTGATGTGACAGAAGATAATGACGTGAAAGAATTAGCGATGCAGCTCCAACAAAAATTCGGAGGAATAGATGTCTTAATCAATAATGCAGGCATCATGAACCTGCTTGATACGGGTAATGAGCACAATGATTTAGGCAAGCAGTTCAATGAAATTGAGATCAACTACCATTCACCGATCAGAATGCTACACTACTTTTTGCCTCAATTAAAAAAGAGTAAAAAGGCGGTGTTAATCAATGTCTCTTCGGGCCTCGCTTATGTGCCATTTTCTCAGGCTCCCGTTTATTCGGGCACCAAAGCTGCACTTCATTTTTGGACAAGAAGTATTCGGCCACAATTGGAGCCCTACGGTATAAGGGTCGTGGAGATTCTACCGCCAGTTGTAGATACCGACCTGGCCAGAGATGCCGACTTGTCGGATGAAAGTCTAACACCTATGCCACCGGAAAAAATGGCGGCTCTTTTTTGGAAGGACTACACCAGCGGCAAGGAAGAAATCACACCAGGCATCTCTAAACAACTGAAACTGATGAGTCGATTGGCTCCCAAGTTTATTTTTAATCAGTTGAATAAAAAACCAATTCCTAAATAATAACTAATGGACAACTTTACGATTTTAAACATGCAAGCAATAGCTGGCTTGGCGACCTTCTACCTCGCTTTTCGCTGGTGGGTGTTTCCCAGATTGGCTAAGCTATCGATCTACGATGCACTCGTTCCACTGGTGTTGTTTCACGGAACCAGATACCTGGGGATGGTCTTTTTAGTGGATACCCAAGTCTATGATGCTTTCCCCGACGACTTGGCCTGGACCATTGGCTTGTGGGATTATACTACCGCCATTTTGGCGATCATCACAGCCATCGCCTTGCGGAACAAATGGAAATTTGCGATCCTACTAACCTGGGTGTTTAACATCGTTGGTTTTACGGATTTGCTGGTCGCCTTTCCTCAGGTTTTTGGTATCAAGTTTTACAATTACGATATCGGAACGATGTGGTGGGCATTTGTTACCATCGGGCTCATCAATGTGATCATTCATATCTACATTTTCTACCGCCTCTTTCGTCCAAATCAAGTGTTGGAAAGCGTAGGGCAGTAAACCCTCATTTGAACTTATAGCATCGAACACTGCTAGCTGAAGGCCTCGTTTGGGCTATTCTTTTCATGGCTTTATCTCCTGATAAGGCATAACTATTTAATGAAAAAATCTTAAAGCATGTGCAAAGTAATTTCTCTTATTATAATATCCGTTTTCGGCTTTTACAACATCAACGCTCAAGGTGTTTACGCTGGCAAAGTCACGAAAGAGGAAGCGGATATCCCTGCCGACTTCCTGTTTGAATCTCAATTTATAACCCTGGGTACGGAAAAAATCCATTACGTGGAATCTGGTGAAGGTGATCCTGTTTTATTGTTGCACGGGCTGCCTTCGTCCTCTTACGTTTGGCGCAATGTGATTCCTAAGATTGATAGTGACAAACAAGTGATTGCACTTGACTTTTTGGGATTCGGCAAGTCCAGTTTCCCTGAAAACAGGGATGTTTCGATTGAGGTGCAGTACAAAATGTTTACCGATTTTATCGCTGCCAAGCAGCTCAAAAACGTGACCCTTTTTATGCAGGACATAGGCTCATTAGTAGGCATGCTTTACGCTATCAGAGAACCACAAAACGTAAAGGCCATCGTTCTGTTTGAGGCCCCCTTTATGCCCGCCGATTACATGTACGATCAGCTGCCCTTCACCTTCAAGGCCTTTATGAGGTTGACCCGTACTAAAAAAGGAAATGAACGTTGGATGGTAAAAAAGAATTTTGCGGGCAAGAAACTGGCGGTCAACTTCTTTACTGGTCGTAAACTGCCTAAGGAAGCTTATCCTCATTATACCCAGCCATGGGAGGAAGAGGAGCGAAGATATGCCATCACTAATGGTCCTGATCCTGCTGTATTATCTTACACCAAAGGAAAAGGAGAGAGTGAATTTGCCAGTATGTTAGACACTATTTCCACTGGTATGAAAAATACGGAGTTACCTATTTTGTATTTCTACGCTAAGAAAGGACTGGTAAATCGCAAAGAAGCCGTAGAGTATGCCCGCGAAAATTTTAAAAATTCCCAAGAAGTTTACTTAGGCAAAGGCAAGCATTTTCTTACAGAAAGTCACCCTCGGCAAATGAGCGAAAAGTTTAATGAGTGGTTCAAGCAGCTTAATTGAACTGTTAGGCCTGAGGAAATTTACTAATGACAAAGCTTACCCTCATTGCTATCAATTAGGAATGAGGGTAACTTCTTTTACAAGAAAATCTGCCCCCGCAAATAAGTGCTGGCTTGCCCTTCCAATAAAACCCTGTCGCCTTGGAGGGTGCAGCGCAGAATGCCTTTTCTTGGGCTGATTTGGTGAGCTTCCATAAGCGATTTCCCAAGCTTTTTAGCCCAGTAGGGGGTCATCAAAGTATGAGCAGAACCAGTGACAGGATCTTCGTTGATACCAAAGCGAGGGTAAAAACAGCGGGAAACAAAATCAACCTCGTCGCCGGGAGCGGAGACGATAATTCCTCGGACATCATATTCCTGGAGGGCATTGAAATCAGGGGCCATCCCCGCGATTTGCGCCTGGCTGTCCGTAATGATGAGCAAATCATCGTTGCCCAGGATCGCTTCTTTGATGGAGACGCCCAAGGCGCTTTCTAAATTAGAAGGGATGCTCACGGGCGTTCCTTCATCAGCCGGAAAATTGAGGCGATAGCCTTTTTCGAGGCGCTCTACTTCGAGGATGCCACTGAGGCTGCTGAAGCGAATAATTTTGCCAGTGAGGCCAATTTCTTGGAACAAAACATGGGCAGATGCCAAGGTAGCGTGCCCACACAAGCGAACTTCCTTGTTGGGGGTAAACCACCGCAAGGGGATGGCACCGTTTTCTTCCGGAAGGAAAAAAGCCGTCTCCGAAAGGTTATTTTCTCCAGCTATGGCTTGTAGTTTTTCATCAGATAACCACTTGTCAAGCGGGATAACCGCTGCCGGATTGCCACGGAGTAATTCGTGATGAAAAGCATCGACTTGGTAGATTCGCAAAACCATAATGCTTATTTGAGTTCATAACAACGACATTCACCCGGTTGAAGATCCAGGAGAATGATTTCGTCGCTGTGGGTGAGTATGTTTTCCTGAAAATCCGCCGTCCAACTAGAAAAGATGCCCAATGCTTGTTGAGTCCCCGCTGGTAAGGCCAGTGAGCGTGGCTTAGGTAAAGGAGTCTCCGCAAGGTTGACGATAAATAGGTAGTTTGGGCTTGCTTCTTGTATCCAGGCAATGAGAACATCTTGCCCGCTAGGGTCGGGCGCCTGTATCCAGTGGGTCGTGCTGTCTTCCATCTTAGGGAAAAGTTGTTCCCCAAATGTGCGAATGCGTGACAGCTGTTCAAACAATGCTCCGTTCTTTCCCCATTGGTAGGGGCCACTCGTAGCTTTAGGACCTTCATCCAGATGGAAGACGTACAATTTGGTGTAATGCTCGTTGGGAGCTGGCTCGTAGTGGATGTCACGCTGTTCAAAACCAAGCCCCTGGTAGGAGGGGAGAGCAGTAAGGAAGAGGCCAATAAACAAGCGTGCCGCATTGCCATGCCGATAGAATAGATCAAAGCGGGGATCGTCTTTGTCGCCCGTCATGATCGTAAAATTGGGGGTCACTGCGTGTTCCCGCGCGATGGTGAGGTAACGGTGAAAGTTGTCCATAAACTCCGCACTACCCACCACCATGCTTTGTAGGTCTCCCAGCGTGGTATCGGCTTTGCTGGCTTCCAGGTGGGCCACTTCGTCGCCGTAAGCCATCACATTGGGTGGGGCCAGGAAGCTTTCGGCAAAGTAGCCAAAATAGGGCACTCGCTTACGAATGTATTCCTTTACTGCTCCAAGGGGATCATAGTAGGCATCAGGTGTTGCTGGTACTCCTTCAGGGCGCATCTGTACGTGAGACATATCTCCACGCATAAAATCCAGGTTGTAGGCAGCCTGGATATTGGCGTAATGCTGGCAGAAATACGCCCAAACGGCAGTGCGCGGCTGGGTGAAATCAATGGCCCAGTCGCGGTTGTCGTCCAGGCGTTCGTAGAATTTGAAACGGCTTAGTGGGCCGAATACCCGCGACATCTTTTCGGGTTTGGTAATGCGGTAATCGCGCCATTCACGCCCCGCAAAATCAATGACACGCGCAGCGGGATCAGGGTCGACCTCCAGGCCACGGTAGGGTGGTGCCATTGTGGCGGGAACGGGTTCGTAGCCTAGTCTGTAGAGCCAATCGACGAGACTTGCACGGCGATCTTGCCGTTGTTGGTATTGCTCTGGTTGGCCAAAAAGGGTGTGGAGGCGTGCTTCTTCTCCGTAGGCCGAGCCATAAAAGTCCGCAATTTCCTTGGGGTAAGGCTTTCCGAAATCTGCACTGCCATTGCGGATCAGCCAGGACATGATCGCGCCTTGGACTTTTTCGTGCAAATTGGCGGAGTGGTCCAGTATCTTATCGTCTTTGCGTTGAAGCCATTCAAAGTAGTGGGGCTGGGCGAGTACCATTTCGGCGTAGCGATCGGCGTGGGGTATAACGTCCATGCCTACGGTTTTGCCCATGGCGTGCAAGAGGTTGACGACCACTTTGAGTTGCTTTTCTACCGTGTTAAGCTGGGGCACCAGGTGGTACAGCTCTTGGCTGAAAAATTCAGGGTTGATATTCCAGGAGGCCATGCCATAGAGGCTGGACACCACCCCGGGTTCCCACATGGGCAACAGGTGAATGCTCGACTGGCTAGCTGGTAGGGTAAGGGCATACTTCACCACATTCCAAAAGGATTGAATGGTGCGGACATTGATGCCTACCATATTGACACGCTTGATCCAACTGGGTTTTGTTTGATCAGCGATTGGACTGGGAAAAGTAGCACCAGCATTTAAAGCGGTAGTTAAAGCATTTACGCCTAGTCGCTGAGCCAGCGTTTCCAGAACTTTTTGTCCACTGAGTTGCACTGCTTGTTCTGGCATTAAGCCATGCACAAAATTTGTTTGCTGTTGGGCATAGGCGCGTAACTGATTCGTGCCATTTGTCATCCAGGCAGATTGGAAGTCAATGTAAGTTTGATCAGTGGACATGTAAGTTGCTTTTAAGATGGCGAAAGGCAAGCCTACTCCGCCATCAGAATAAACTTATTCTTTTTACCATTCTCCACCATGACGAAACGCCCGTGCAGTAAGTGTTCGGAAGTGACGGTTGCGTCTTCGCTACTGACCTTCTCTTTGTTGATACTTACCGCGTTACCTTTGATGGTACGGCGAGCTTCGCTCTTAGAGTCGACCATGGTGGTGTGTTCTGCCATTAAGTCGATGAGAGAAACGCCATTGGCTATCAGGTCGCGAGAGATGGTAAAGCTGGGTATCTCGCGAGCTACCATCTTCAGCGAAGCAGCATCGAGGCTTTTCAAGTCATCTGCACCGGCCTTGTTGTTGAAGAGCAGATTGGATACTTTTTGAACGGCCTTGAAATCGTCAGCAGAGTGTACCCTTACGGTCAATTCTTCAGCGAGCAGTGCTTTTAGTTGGCGTGGATTGCTGCCATGTTCTTGCTCCAGGGCCTCCACTTCTTCCTGTGATTTGAGGGTGAAGTAGCGCATGAACT is a window from the Lewinella sp. LCG006 genome containing:
- a CDS encoding DUF4345 family protein: MLLFIRVFLVLYGLIALVTGFHAATGTYDPNVAPMADNSHRFIAAIWGAMSLAFFYVAWYPYEVTLFRFLMIALFVGGIVRLIALVNYPPTPALIMLILLELIPTALMWWMHSKLLDNGTF
- a CDS encoding SDR family oxidoreductase, with the protein product MNKEQQIVLITGGSSGIGLALAKQFLANDYTVIVTGRNLQKLEQVKADIPAIHIAQSDVTEDNDVKELAMQLQQKFGGIDVLINNAGIMNLLDTGNEHNDLGKQFNEIEINYHSPIRMLHYFLPQLKKSKKAVLINVSSGLAYVPFSQAPVYSGTKAALHFWTRSIRPQLEPYGIRVVEILPPVVDTDLARDADLSDESLTPMPPEKMAALFWKDYTSGKEEITPGISKQLKLMSRLAPKFIFNQLNKKPIPK
- a CDS encoding alpha/beta fold hydrolase, yielding MCKVISLIIISVFGFYNINAQGVYAGKVTKEEADIPADFLFESQFITLGTEKIHYVESGEGDPVLLLHGLPSSSYVWRNVIPKIDSDKQVIALDFLGFGKSSFPENRDVSIEVQYKMFTDFIAAKQLKNVTLFMQDIGSLVGMLYAIREPQNVKAIVLFEAPFMPADYMYDQLPFTFKAFMRLTRTKKGNERWMVKKNFAGKKLAVNFFTGRKLPKEAYPHYTQPWEEEERRYAITNGPDPAVLSYTKGKGESEFASMLDTISTGMKNTELPILYFYAKKGLVNRKEAVEYARENFKNSQEVYLGKGKHFLTESHPRQMSEKFNEWFKQLN
- a CDS encoding PhzF family phenazine biosynthesis protein; its protein translation is MVLRIYQVDAFHHELLRGNPAAVIPLDKWLSDEKLQAIAGENNLSETAFFLPEENGAIPLRWFTPNKEVRLCGHATLASAHVLFQEIGLTGKIIRFSSLSGILEVERLEKGYRLNFPADEGTPVSIPSNLESALGVSIKEAILGNDDLLIITDSQAQIAGMAPDFNALQEYDVRGIIVSAPGDEVDFVSRCFYPRFGINEDPVTGSAHTLMTPYWAKKLGKSLMEAHQISPRKGILRCTLQGDRVLLEGQASTYLRGQIFL